The DNA sequence ACTGGTGGACGAAGAGATCCTCGCCGCCGTCGTTGGGCTTGATGAAGCCGAATCCTTTGACATCGTTGAACCAGAGGACAGTGCCGGTGCATCTCTCCTGATTCGCCATGTATTCGATCGATGGAAGATCaccagaagaagagagagatagagagagagagagtgagagactTCGTAGAgggttctagagagagaagtgaCGACGCGAGTTTGGGCTTATATAAAGCAAAACCCTAACGCCAGCCCTACAACTGTAAGCGGCCCCGACTCTCCGATTTTCCTAAgatttgttcttccttttcttcctatTTCATATATTCCctaacaaatataaaaaaaaattctcaaaataaaatattttaggCGGAAACACATCACaattaattatatgttttaAAGGTAAATGCGGGCAAAAGCAcaatgtcaatatttatgtatggtgctcactttagtgcaaatatctttttttaatcacttaagtatcaatttttttttaaaaatgattatttaagtgtcaattccggcaaaatcttcgaaatttcttgccgttggcacttaaataattattttttagcctatttagcactaaagtaattatttaagtgactaaaaaatgattctttaagtgccaactctgatGAGGTTGCCTAAAttgcactaaagtgattatttttttaattcgatttggcacttgagtgatctaaaaaaaaaattattagcatCAAAGTTAgcgccgtatacaaatattaacacttggGCTGCACATAGTAACCATTCTGTTCCGAAAAATtgattccgattaaaatgacATTTTATGATTCTGttcttggatgagttttagagaattaaaacGCGTTTGAtcactgcacaaaatttccgtttcaaaaaactgtttctcttcctaatttttttcatttaagtcaaataactatatAGTTACTTCgtaaaatttcatcataaattgaagattaattttcaatgcacactaaaataatttaaaatgcattattttttttagtatgtcataaatgaaacacaaattttaatacattacgtttgaagttcgattgaagcatgagaCAGTtctcatattaagaactcattttttttttaaatgttgtgTTGTcaaaaatacatacaaacataacaaccgaataatcaaattatctactgcaaaaaaaaaaaaaaactatcctccttgatacaaaTTACAAGTCATCCACTATCATTTGCAACTTCTGTCTTAAATTCAAGTGGGTTTTTCGCTTGACTCCACGTGCGAGATGTTTACATTTTATGATGCACGGCTACGGGTATATATGTTATAATCCACATGTTGAATGCCATCATcttttgtgacattttttgcggaagagtgaaatctagaaaatttaggcccaaatttatgaaaataaggtcaaactagcctaatataagtttattctatttttagggattttgtaaattttttgtgatttttttaaaaaaattccatctttttttaaattttttatttatttattttattttatttttattaggttgagagaaaagtgacgagagaaccgaaagggaaaagtgagagatgtcggacttcattttattttgtgattctcaaaagtaattcttttttccgtaaccaacttttttttttttgttctgaattTGCTCTAAAtctgattttgattctctaaaactaattttgggaacataatcaaaatcaaatttatttgcgttaccaaatgcGATTCTCATCCTGTTTTGTTCTCAGAATTAGAattagagaatgagaatggttaccatgcgggGCCTTGAAGTATCCTTATGCCAGTAAATCCATCTTGATCTATTATGTTATCCCCATTTAACTGCCTAATTTATGTTGCtggaagggtttttttttcatcatcaaACTATATAAATTGTAGATTGGACCTAAGTAAGCTCTCAAACTGTTTGGGTGAGAACTCGTCCGGACCTCAATTGCATCAAGTAAAATAACTGGAGGGTGTTCTTCGCAGTCAGGAGAGAAAAAGATATGATGGGTAGTTTCTCACGTGCAAAATGGATTTCTTGGGTGTCCAGACAAAGATCAACCATGAGCAGGatttgaggaaaagaaaagcagagTGGGTGATTGAAACCAGGACAGGATTCATCTGGTGTTTCAACTCATTGTCATCAACCAGAGGATGATGTCCTTGTCTACATGTCTCAGGAATATTAAGGTCCGTTGGTCCGTCGCCCAGGTTCTCGGAGGTGAAAAAAACGATCTGGCTCGTACATGGTCAGTCGGGGTTCGTGCCTTTCGCGCCATTATCTTAATCAGGCAAAGGGGCGAAAGAGGTGCTTTGCCTATCGGCGCTCCTCGCCTCGAGCAAGTCGCTCGGTCAGCTATGCGACGAGGTTCTTCACCTGGTCACTTGAAATTGCTTTTGGATTATTTTTACCCCGGATTTATCCGCTAACCAAGGAAGTCCTGTCAAATTGGGTGATGAACTGAAGACAATCTCAGGACGTTCATCTGGAACTGGAATCAACAGCTAATATGAATCAGACTAATCTTTATCTGCAGATTAACCATTCAAGAGTCCAATGGTTTGATTCGAAGAACTCGTATTTGACGAGATTAGCTGAGGACCGTGGCTGAATAGAAGTTTGTGGTTACCTGGATGATGCTGCCACGGCAAGCAGTTTGTAAGCACCTGCCATTAGCAAGTCTGTTGAGGCCTATGGATCATTCTGTTCACTGATTATTTGCTCATGACCTACCACATCAGGTCACTCAAGTCAAGGCAGCAGCTCTTGAGCATCATTCCCTAGCAACATAGCCCGGTTAAACTCTGTACTGTCGCAACCTCGTGAGAATAATTGAGGTGGTTCAAGAGATGCGACAACGGTGCTGTTGCCGACGCCTAATGTGATTATATACCTGGTGATCACCATAACTTTTCCTGCTAGCTTTGCCTGACTACAATGTATAGTTCAAAGGCAAATCTTGATCAGAGTTCTATAACAAGGAGGGTTTTCAGATCCTGCCTATACGGTCATTGCTAGCCTAACACTGAAATAGGCGAAGACAGGAAATTTTTGGGGGACATGGCCTGTAGGTAAGAGGAACTACAAGTGTATCTTAGGAAGAagttcaaatgaaaattttgatccCCGGAGGCAGGACAATTATGTAAGGacgagaatgaaaaaaaattctctagtCCGATGAAATTTCATTCTCCTTCACCATCAGAAAAATCGGCACTTAAAATCGCCGCATTTTCGTACGAACACGTCCGTCGTGTAACTCCGACAGGATCGTGTGGACCACCGGCACCGGACAATCCGATATTAATTCATCTGTGGACGCGCGAAAAGATGGTATCGAATTTTCGTCGGACCCATGAATCTTCTCCACGAATTTCTGCTTCCCATGAAAAAGAAGTTAGAAAGGAACGGTACTGTCCATGCAAAATCATCAATGCCTCAGATCACCACCCATTCATTTTGTATGGCTTTCAGAATTTCTGTGAGGAAAggccaaaacaaaaagaaaaaagaaaaattagatatTTGTGAAGCTCTGACTGCAACAGAAGCAGAAAGGATATCCTGGGTTTCTGCCAAATTCATCTCACACCACAAACAATCGCAACTTTTCCCAAGCTTTGACACCCATGAAATTCAATTACTTCATCGACCCATCTCATGAATATGCAATACAACCATATTCGTGTCAACCGATTCTTGACCTCTCATTTGGGAAGAACTTTCTTGACATTTgagggaagaggaaggagaaggagaaggagaaggagatgaTGAGGATAAAAAGGATGTGATGAGTTAATCAAAAGCTTCGCTTCAATTCCTTCCGCAATCGATTGACCAAAAACCCAGCAAAAACTCAATCTTCAATCTCATATCGATCACAATACCCAGAATCAGATCAGATGGTGCCTACCAAAATCAAGCACCTTCACACTTTCTACTTCCTACATAACTCTGCTTCGTATTTACACTATACGCAACAAAAGCTCCACTCGACCTatacatatgtatgtatatatacagCTAAATCCCTAAAATCAGTCCCGAACGCGGGGGATCGCGAATCAGCGAGTCAGCTCGGGCGCCTACCAGCACTGATCCGTCTCCCAGTTCCTCCCCCTgtagccgccgccgcctcctccgcctcccGACAAGACGGTCAACGGCCTGCTCCTCCTCCTGAACAGGCTGCTGTCGTAGACGGCGCGCTTCACGGGGTCCGAGAGCGTGGAGTAGGCGGCGTGGATCCTCATGAACTCGTCGGCGGACGCGCCCCTCCGGTCGATCGCCACCGCGTCGGGGTGGCACGACCGGGCCAGGCGCCGGTACGCCACCTTGATCTCCTCGCACGTGGCGCCCGCGGGGATGCCGAGGACCTCGTAGAGGGACGTGCACGCCGGCGGCATCCCCTGGCGGCAGAGGAGGCGGTGCGGGAGAGGCGGCGTCTGCACGCGAGGCCTGGCGTCGGAGGACGTgaaggaggcggcggcggaagacgaggaggaggcgCGAGGGCTGAGGGAGGCGGCGCGCGGTGGGGCGGGGGCGGCGGAGGGGCGGAGGAGAGACGGAGAGGAGAGCGAGAGCATGGTACGGTGCGCGATTCTGTTATTGGCGCGGTTTGAGAGAGGGGAAGCGTCGTGGGCCTCGTTCGTTCTTATAACGACAGGGCGGAGACATCAAAACGCCGCGTTTTTGCCTGCGATCGCGAAAATCGGGACTTAACCAAAAATTGGCGACGGTGCCGTAGATCGTCGTCAGTCATCGGGGGCGTGATTGAAGAAGAATAATTTGAATTCGATACCCAAGAAAACAGCCAAATTGTATAAATTGCCCAATTTCGATCTAATCgtatttcttttttactttcaaatggggtcatatttttaattttgggaTTTTGAGGGGAGTGGAAAGTGAAATGCTTATCCAGTTGCTGGGTGAGTCAGACAAATTGGGTTATCCGAATCCGCGGAGAGGGAGGGTGGGGGGACAATCAATGCGATGGCATGGACTCATCCACATGCCCGATTGGGAAATTTTCCTGTTTTTTCACTCAATAATGTTGGACCCGAGTCCGACCCGTGGTTGAACCGTATTCGTGACCTTGTTGATTCAATGAATCAATCTCCCTTCGCAGCAACTTGGACCCTAGCGCTGGGagaagatatttttcttttcccctttccaGCTCGAAACCGAGTGAAACCGGATGAGGGCTCGGCATTCGAAAAAGTCGGCGTAACTGTATAGACATCAGGAGGCAAAAACACGACTCAACCACCGAGGTAGTAGCAGATTGAATGTACATAAATCACACGTCGGGATTTCATGAATGAACGACGTGAGATGTTTTGGCCGGAGATGTTAACGATGGTGTTTGACTTTTTGTACTTTAATTAAAGCATTTGGATTTGTTGCTTAAGTATGCGAataatcttttctttgtttaaggGGATGAGCCCTTGTCAACCTCCATTCAATTTCTTTGCTAAAATCCCACGAACTCAGCCATCCGCATGGCGCACTCATCACTCCAAGAACCCACTCAAGAATCTGTCTTTCAAAGTCATTGACAATGCATGCTTGCCTCTAAAGGGCAAAAGCTAAAGAATGTGGTACGTATCCCACCCTTCATTTTCGATCGCATGTCAATTCATTCTTAGTCACGACATCAAAAGTTAAATTCCTTCTTGCTTTTTTCTTGCGATCGAGAATGTGGAGTTACATAGATTTAGTGCGCGTagtagaaagaaaaaggaatggcCGGCGCTGATCGAATCGCAACCTCGGTGATTTTTTGGACGTATGGGCTACGTTAGAAAATCGTCAATAGGTTAAAGGTTGAATTGGCCAGCCCGAAAAGTTTAAGATCGAATTAATCGCCGTACGATATGTGTAGGACTTTTTTGGACGGTCTTTCctgaaaaaatgaattttgaattggGTGGGTCCATAATCTTTTTTCGCTTCATTTCGACCCCCCTCTCATCTCATGATGAATTGGGTACTTCATTTAAACCacaaaattttaatgaaaaCCAAACTTATTGTAATCACACGAACATGAAGAGCTAAGAAATAGTAACCATCAGCGGAAGCATGGTGGCAAGAGAAAGGGCATGAGATTCCGATTTCAGAGCTCTCTACCATGGTCCTTGCCCATGATTGGAAACTCCAAATTGTTAAATTCATTAGTAATTAGTTCCACAATGAAGTATTTGTGTTGAATTATGCAAATGATGAAGGGCTTTTGAATAACCGCGGTCCTAAAATGGCATTCAAGATCGTTCATGGCCTGTTTTCCTAAAGCTCAAGCTCTCTCCCCGTGGACCCGGCATCTCGAGCGGAGGAGGGCGTAACCTGCCTTTCTTTTGGACCTTTCGGCCGTGTCCGTTCGAGACCGCCTTTTGGATTGGAGCTCATGTGATGTGGCCTTCTCGAGCTCACAAGGAGTtcgaaaggaaaaacaagaggAGGTTAGATTCTCGAGTTGTCATCCATCCGATGGTCCAGTCTATTGATCAATCGTCCTCGAGCGGGAGATATTGAACCGAAATCGAGTCTCTTGCGATGCAAGAGGGGATCGGGATAAtgtttaggaaacaatttggcCTACAGGAATCTACCAGCCAAATACATGGGCATGGGGTCATTATCTCTAGAGGGACCCCAATCACTCGTTGTTGCATCCTCTTTACTTTCCTATAGAATGGACAAACAACCATTATCCACAAGCTTGATTTTTGGCATTTGCTTCGATTCGAACTCCAAAAATCTACACTCTTCGACGGATTTTATCGGAGAAATTTGGGCAAAGTTTATTCGCTGCCTTTCACGCTCATGTCATGTCGAGACAGctcagaaaggaaaaaaaaaaaagttgcaaagtCCGATCCAATTTATCGTCATCGATTAGTTAACATGCTGGTTAACCGTATTCTcaagcacgaaaaaaaaaaaatcattgactaGTGAAATTGTCTATCGAGTTTATTAGCACCCCCCTTCGGATTTGTCTATTTATTCAAGGCGGTCCCGACTCTTATTAATGGTTTGGACGCATAGTTTGAGAATATTTAAATAAGTCATCACTGAGCTTAACAAACAAtgcctctcttctctctatgtGTCTCCTTGATACCCTCCCATTCATAATAAAtccacggttttttttttttgtcgcgcGCTGAATTCCACAATCACTTTTAAATATTCTTACACATGGAGGGTGATCTCACAATTTCTAAAAGCAACAATACAAATTCGCATCTTGTGCGTAGAATTTCGTATTTCAAATCACTCGTCAAGATACAGAGACACGTGTCTTGCTCGACCCATCGAATTAGTCAGATGCTTCATGGTCTCGATGATTAAAAGGTGCACTAGCTATTGTTCGTGGGATGGCATGATAATTAATCATGGTCCAAAGGGTCCTACAAAGTCAATTAGGAGGAATAAACTGACGGTGCTTTAGGCTAAATCAATCACGGGTCACATGGCCGGCCATGGAAAGGAAAAGGGCAATCAAGATCAAAGACCCGACCCACGATGGAcaacaaaaccaaaagaagGAAGAGGACAAATAAAACGAATACTATATGGATAAGATGATGacttatatatacatatatagagGAGAGCGAGGAAAGCTAGCAGCCATCATAGAGGACGGGTCTTATCCTTACTTCAATCAATAATTGAAATCCTAAAGCACCACCACGAACGCTACGGCGCGATCGTCTCCATCCCGTGGGAACTACGAGATCGCCCCAAAGACGCCTTCTGCAACATATACTTGGTGGGAGGTTGACAATATGGTcctattaggaaataaaagTCAAATAAAGTTCGCCAATTTCTCTCCACGCTCAGTTGtcaatttcatggaaaaacAATGGCAGCTGAACGATTGTGATTTGttgatttttgggattttcttctgaaatatgtttggtaagtgaaattggaaaccaaaaaaagaatgagaagaagaaaaaaataatagcgAAACCAAGACCACACTAaactcgatttttattttttttttctgaacatcggctttccttttattttgccGAACTCTCGTCAAACATTATTACAATAGTATTCGCATCACGGATGAAGCACCTACTCATCACGTTAGTCGTGTTGCACGGCGAGAATAGCGTTATTTTCTACTGCAAATCTCCGATGCACGGAGTTCCGACTCCGATCGGGAGAGAGAACTTCACAGATCAAGAGGGAGAAAAGATTGGGGAAGGACATTAGGGATCAATTCTTGAATTAATCACAAAAATCCAGAGTTACTGATGACGGGGACACGGTTGATTATCGTTAGCATCAACATTAGGGATGAGGAACATTAAGAAGGGAGGAGAGGAGCCCGTCTTGAATAGTAGCAGCGGGTACTGAAGTGGGtacaattaaaataaattaaaattaaattatttatgcaaatttaaattttaaaaaaagtaacagaaaatatttttattatcgataaaaacattttttttattaacttattCTTATAAGCGTAAAAATGATGACTAATGATATGCTTTTAAATcattaagaagaagaagaagctcagAAAAAGTCAACGACCAATAGAGCAATCGGATGGAAAAAGAGAAGGCATTATGGCACGTGCGGAGAAATTGCTCCGTCCAGTTTCCAAGCAATTTCACCGACATTGCCcatacccaaaaaataaattaaaaaaaaagcccttattGTATTTGCGCGGCTTCAATGAAATTGctcattgcaaaaaaaaaaacaaaaaagactcTTGCGAAAATACGCCAATTCACCATGTCGAACCATGTCGAGTGATCGGTTCTCGAGTAAGTGTTCCCGACCTACAGTCGAGAACCGATCCTCGTGGCTCTCGATTCTAAAGATTCCAAAAAGTTGGAACCagccccattttttttttctttccttttgcataattttttttaacaaataaattaaaGCACCATTTCGTTACAAAGATATATGCCTGTTAAGTGAGGTTATGTTTTTATTGAAAACTATAATGCGATACTTGTTGGAGGCAAAAGTatcttcttgaatttttttttctctttcggcAAAAGGAGCTTCAAAATCGGTTAAAACCGGTTCTCGGGTAGATCTGCTGGTTTTTATGTCGAAATCGGGAACTAAACTCCATAAATCGATCGGTCCGGACCAGCTCGGTCTAGCACCCGAATTGAACCGAACCCGCTGCTCACCCTAGCGTACAAAGCTTCGGTTTCTGTGTTGTCGACTTATGCTTCGCAcaatgtctttgaaccgatttaTCGGCAAAGTACTCCCGATTCAAAGACAAATGCGGTGATGCACGTGTGGAGAAATTGGTTTGTCCAGTTTCAGTTTCAAAGCAGCCTGCCGCCATTGcccataaaagaaaaggcaaaccacctttttttttttccaacccaTGCGCACATGCCGAGAAGGTAAAGTCCGGCACAAGTGAAAGCTCAGTTGCAAGCTCCAGATCCCGGGTTTTCGACTTGAACTTTCGTAAGAGATTTCTTGACTACGTACGACGATCTGCTGAACCGTTCAAACCGGGGGTACCTGACCatccatcgccatcgccatcgccatcgccatcgccatcgaaACGGTAACGTTTCTTCCTTTGCAGTGCGGAGTTGAAGAAGATCGGTGGTTCTGTACGCATCTGATGATGTCGATCCAAGCacagaagagaagagagacgaCTTGGCTTTCGAGTGGCTGTTTCGGAAGCTTCGCATGTCCGTCCTGCTTGATTCGCCGGCGTTACCGTCATGCGATAACAACACTAATATCCCCTGGGGACGTAGAAACAGTCCTTCCGGGATGAATGAAATCTCATCATCCAATTTTCGGATAACCGCCCTCCGAGTTATTATTATCTTTCGCGAGTTGTCCATCCAGCATGACCAAGTCGACGTCGCACGTTCGCCGAAACGGGGCAATGACTTGGTCGTATTGCTAGTTTTTAAATCCGATATGATTATATCAGGAAGGATTCACGTCGGTGTCTTGACGACGAGCATGTGCTTGCTTGAACCGTTCAAAGACTCGAACTTGAAGCTTTACTTTGACATCGTCCCGCACAAAACGTATATTCAGTCTGGTTGGAAGACGCAGACGCGCCGTGAATCTGCGCTAAGAGTAGTGACCGGTCGGGGCACGGGGTTCCTCTCGGGGAATTTTTGGCCCTCAGGCGTATCGGATTGCTGTTGCATCGCTGGCTGTCTGCATCCTCACATAGCGTACCGAATCGAACCGGGCTCTTGATGCATTGAAGGGACCTCTCTGGATTGCAACTTGCGAAATTAACAATTCGGGGTGATAGTAGCTCCACCGTATTCTTCTGTATTCGCTAAATGATGTCGACTTTACCGGAGTCAAATGTTGTCTGTAACACACATGCGTGTATACGTGCATAGATTGTGACAAGGAGTTGCTACATGCGGTGAAGTACGCATCTGGGCATGATTCATTTTGATAAGACCGCGCTTCGGCCCGTTTCCTCTCCGCTTTGTTCGGGTCAAAATAAACAGCCTGAGCTCCGTCATAACAGTGCCCGCTTCGAATCTGTCGTCCTTTATTACCAAGAACAGCCGAGCAAGAGGATGAGATAAAGTACAATTGCCATTCTTAGGTCTTCTAAGGGTAATATTTCTATGCCCGTCGAGTCCGAACTTCTCGAAAGCAGCCTGCGATCTGTAAAAgctgcgcatggtaaccattctgttccaaaaaattaattctgattaaaatgacttttttcgATTCTATTCCTGGATAAGTGTTAGAAAAttagaacgcgtttgataaATGCCCAAAATTTCTGCTTACGGAATGGAAACGTATTTGATAACTGctcaaaatttctgtttcaaaaagctgtttctcttcctaatttttttcgtttaagtcaaataactatgtagttactttgtaaaatttcatcgtaaattgaagactaatttccaatgcacactaaataatttaaaatacattattttttttagcatgtcataaataaaacacaaattttaataccttacgtttgaagttcgattgaagtaTGTAacagttcccatattaagaactcatttttttctttgaatgtTGCGTTATCCataatacatacaaacataacagccgaataatcaaattatccactgagaaaaaaaaaataaattatcctccttgatacaaaGTACAAGTcattcactatcattttgcagcttctgtcCTAAATtcaagtgggtgtttagcttTGGCTCCACGTGCggatgtttacattttgtggCGCAcggctacgagtatatatgttatcatccacatgttgAATGTCATCATCTTACGTGACATTTTTTCCAtaagagtgaaatctataaAATCTAGAatatttaggcccaaatttatgaaaatgaggtcaaactagccaaATATAAGCTTATgcttattatatttttaggaattttttatttattttatttttattaggttgagggaaaagtgacgagagaaataaaagggaaaagtgagagatgtgagacttcattttgttttgtgattctaaaaaatgattcttttttccagaaccaactttatttttgttctgaattttgctctaaaactgaatcttattttctaaaaccgattccgggaacagaatcagaatcaaatttatttgcgttaccaaacgcgattctcatccttttttgttctcaaaatcagaatcagagaatgagcAGACCCAAAATACACTGATTGTGCGGTGCTTACATTAAGGAATCGCAGAGCTCGCATATGCTTAGGGAGTAACGACAGGCCGCAAGAGTTGTAATGACGCGGCTTCTAAGACCGAATCCATAGTGTCGAATCTCATGACGCGAAACAATtgaaattgatttaattatatcaattctcGTGACAAATTATTAGtcggtatttgagaaaaaagaaaagttgaatgATAAAACGACGTCCCGTCATTTGACTTTgccctcccctccctccccttCCAACTCCTCAAAAGCTGACCACAAAGGGTCAAATACGCAACCACGTATTGTCAAGAAAACGAACCTTGCTTCGACAATAACAcaatatcaaagaaaaataaacagcAGGAGAATAGGTAAATGAATTAGATCATACCCGACACAGAACGGTGAGTTCTACAAATGGTTCAGATATAAAAGGTGACATCCATGCTTAAATAATTTGGATAATGATATATGGCGTTGATTATCAAAAACATAAGCTCTAATCGGAGTTTTAAGTACCGTTTCCCAAAACGATTAATCAAATCTAATAGCTCTCTTCTTCAATGGCAGATGACAACGCATTACAATTAGAGTCTATGATAGGTGGTTTTCGAAAACACACATTGTCTCCATGGAGGAGTGATGCACCGGAGGGAAACTTATGAACTTGCATCGATACGATACTCATGATCACCACTTACAATTTGTGggggaaaacaagaagaaaattccCGACGCTCCGAACAAGAGAATATACATAGTCCTAAACTACATCTTACGTGAATTCCGGAAATTTGATGGGCTGGTGACGGTATTTGAGCTCATACTAGCAGTTCTCAGCAGCCTGCGAAATTCTGATAAACTAATCCTCCCATCTTTGTCAATATCAGCCTCCTCAAGAAGTGGATCGATAGAACCTTTTAGGCCGGTGTGCTGCCAAAAAAGAAACGTCTCGAGGGTTATGAAGAATGCTGAAGGCACTATATTAGATAAGATGGACACAGAGTCATTTCATGCCAAATTAATTCTGATAAGCCAGTTGGTTGTGATGAATCAAACACCCGGTGCTTCGTGGACAAGTGCTATCTAACTTGAAATTACGGATAGGTGGCCTTCGATGTAGCAGACTGAATAACATATTAAGACAAAGGCTTTCAAGAAGTTCCTCATTCTTCACTGCTCGAAACATGCGTTCGATCCATGCTTCATCGAAATAGCAGGCTTCCATCCAGATAAAAAGGCATTGATGATAATAATAACAGTAAGAGGGATGACAGAACCATAAAAAGAAGTCTCCTCTCACTGAGTGGGATCCGCATTTTCTCTTATTGCGCCTAAATAAGCAATATGTCATACTCAAAAGTAAATTATTTTCCAGGAGGTGCAAGTGAGATTGTGCAACAGCACCTAGGAGAGGAGACTGAAGATTGGGCATGCAGcacaaaggaagaaaagaaccTCACCATTCTTAGCTCTTCTGGAGTTATATACCCATCACCATCGAGGTCAAATTTCTCAAAAGCAGTCTGTGATCGCTGCAGCCACTTCTCAGAGTCGTGTTCCTCCAATTGATGCACATGTAAAGTGGCAGCAACAAACTCATGGAAATCCACTAGCCCATCTGTATTGCTATCGATCTGCATGAAGGAGATGGAAATATGCTTAGACCAATCCAGACAAACAGAAATTGCAGTACAAGTCATGTGGACTTGATAGTCATATTTGC is a window from the Rhodamnia argentea isolate NSW1041297 chromosome 8, ASM2092103v1, whole genome shotgun sequence genome containing:
- the LOC115728321 gene encoding chaperone protein dnaJ 11, chloroplastic-like: MLSLSSPSLLRPSAAPAPPRAASLSPRASSSSSAAASFTSSDARPRVQTPPLPHRLLCRQGMPPACTSLYEVLGIPAGATCEEIKVAYRRLARSCHPDAVAIDRRGASADEFMRIHAAYSTLSDPVKRAVYDSSLFRRRSRPLTVLSGGGGGGGGYRGRNWETDQCW